In the Burkholderiales bacterium genome, ATCGCGTAGCATGCGCAGCACGGCGACTTCGGGGCGCGGCTCGACCACCAGACGCAGCGTGCCGCCGCACGGCAGACCGAAGCGGGCCGCTTCATCCTTCGCCACGCCATACAGCACAATTTGCGGCAGTTCGCCGCTCAGCACATCGCTGCGCACGCGAGAAATCAGATCATCCTCGACGCATCCCCCCGACACCGAACCGACCAACTGCCCGTCATCGCGAATGGCGAGCCAGGCTCCTACCGGACGCGGCGCCGACCCCCAGGTTTCCACGACGGTGGCGAGCGCAACGCGATGGCCGGCTTCGAGCCAGGCAATGCATGATTTGAGAACCGAGAGATCGGTGCTATCCATGCTGCCTCTTCGAGCGCGCGCGGTTTGCCGGCGCCACAATCCGATGCGCTGCTGGCGCCGGGTTCACGATGCGGCTCCGTGCGTCGCGCCGATGCTCATACAGCTTTCGTCTTCTCGTCGATAGTGGTGAGCATTCTGGCGTAGTCTTCCGGTGTGTCGATGTCCAGCACAAAACGGTCATGCGCTGCCTCGTAGTTTAGGATCGCGCCTGCATTGCTGTCGATCAGCTCGCGGCAGCCGATATTGCGCTGTCTTGAGACGAGTTCGGGAATCCAGGACGCGGCCAGCAGCGCCGGGTTGCCGCGCCGGCCGCGACAACGCGGCACCACGATAGATTTATCGGTGAGCGACGCGTAAACATCCACCAGCTCGCGGTAGTCGGCGGGAGTTAGCCACGCCATGTCGCCGAGGCAAATCATGATTGCATCGGTCGGCTCGGTGAGCGCCTCGACACCGACGGCGACCGAGGTCATCTGACCTTCCCCGTAATGCGGATTGGACGCAAGCCAGACGGGTAAATCACTGACAGCCCGCGCCACCGCCGTTGCCTCGAATCCGGTGACCACAACCACCTCGCAAGGATCGGCGGCAAGCAC is a window encoding:
- a CDS encoding XdhC family protein, translating into MDSTDLSVLKSCIAWLEAGHRVALATVVETWGSAPRPVGAWLAIRDDGQLVGSVSGGCVEDDLISRVRSDVLSGELPQIVLYGVAKDEAARFGLPCGGTLRLVVEPRPEVAVLRMLRDRVAAKRMTARVLDMPRGNAILEDADRDESHSFDGRTLRAIYGPRWRLVLVGAGQLSQYVADLATSADYEVVVIDPREEIAAVFRV
- a CDS encoding nucleotidyltransferase family protein, which codes for MTALRFSAVVLAAGLSSRMGSQNKLLLPAGDEPIIRRVVRGVLAADPCEVVVVTGFEATAVARAVSDLPVWLASNPHYGEGQMTSVAVGVEALTEPTDAIMICLGDMAWLTPADYRELVDVYASLTDKSIVVPRCRGRRGNPALLAASWIPELVSRQRNIGCRELIDSNAGAILNYEAAHDRFVLDIDTPEDYARMLTTIDEKTKAV